One Setaria viridis chromosome 7, Setaria_viridis_v4.0, whole genome shotgun sequence genomic region harbors:
- the LOC117865676 gene encoding endochitinase A translates to MASNSPSPAAILTVLAIWLALHCAAIPAAAQSCNCQPGLCCSKYGYCGTTSTYCGEGCQSGPCSGSGGGGGSGTAGASVASVVTASFFNGIKNQAGAGCKGTGFYTRSAFLNAVSSYPNFAHGGSEAEGKREIAALFAHVTHETGHFCLISEVDGASMDYCDASEGAWPCVPGQGYYGRGPLQLSWNYNYGPAGKNIGFDGLGNPDAVAQDPVVSFKSALWFWMDNVHRVMPQGFGATIRAINGALECNGRNAAEMEARVRFYLRYCGQLGVEPGSNLTC, encoded by the exons ATGGCATCAAACTCACCATCTCCTGCAGCGATCCTGACGGTCTTGGCCATTTGGCTAGCACTCCACTGCGCCGCCATCCCCGCGGCCGCGCAGAGCTGCAACTGCCAGCCAGGCCTGTGCTGCAGCAAGTACGGCTACTGCGGCACCACCAGCACCTACTGCGGCGAAGGGTGCCAGTCGGGCCCGTGCTCGGgctccgggggcggcggcgggagcggcaccGCCGGTGCGTCCGTGGCGAGCGTCGTCACCGCTTCGTTCTTCAACGGCATCAAGAACCAGGCCGGGGCCGGGTGCAAGGGCACAGGCTTCTACACGCGGAGCGCGTTCCTGAACGCCGTGAGCTCGTACCCCAACTTCGCGCACGGCGGCTCGGAGGCCGAGGGCAAGCGCGAGATCGCCGCCTTATTCGCGCACGTCACGCACGAGACCGGAC ATTTCTGCCTCATCAGCGAGGTCGACGGGGCGAGCATGGACTACTGCGACGCGAGCGAGGGGGCGTGGCCGTGCGTCCCGGGGCAGGGCTACTACGGCCGGGGTCCCTTGCAGCTGTCGTGGAACTACAACTACGGGCCGGCGGGGAAGAACATCGGCTTCGACGGGCTGGGGAACCCGGACGCGGTGGCGCAGGACCCCGTGGTGTCGTTCAAGTCGGCGCTCTGGTTCTGGATGGACAACGTGCACCGGGTGATGCCCCAGGGGTTCGGCGCCACCATCAGGGCCATCAACGGCGCCCTCGAGTGCAACGGCAGGAACGCCGCCGAGATGGAGGCGCGGGTGCGCTTCTACCTGCGGTACTGCGGGCAGCTCGGCGTCGAACCGGGAAGCAACCTCACTTGCTAG
- the LOC117864468 gene encoding endochitinase A — protein sequence MGNSSRQTTMTLTALALGLALLCAAGPCLGSGVASVSSVVSEAFFNGIKNQAGNGCEGKNFYTRGAFLTAADSFPGFAHGGSEADGKREVAAFFAHVTFETGYFCYISEINRANSFCDSNNKQWPCVPGKKYYGRGPLQISWNFNYGPAGKSIGVDLLADPDRVAKDPVISFKTALWIWMNSVHQAMPKGFGATIRAINGNLVCNGNNPDQMKMLVVYYKQYCQQLGVDPGKNVTC from the exons ATGGGAAATTCATCACGGCAGACGACGATGACCCTGACGGCCTTGGCTCTTGGGCTAGcactcctctgcgccgccggccCATGCTTGGGGAGCGGCGTCGCGTCCGTGTCCAGCGTCGTCTCCGAGGCGTTCTTCAACGGCATCAAGAACCAGGCCGGGAACGGGTGCGAGGGCAAGAACTTCTACACGCGGGGCGCGTTCCTGACCGCGGCGGACTCATTCCCAGGCTTCGCGCACGGCGGATCGGAGGCCGACGGCAAGCGCGAGGTCGCCGCCTTCTTCGCGCACGTCACGTTCGAGACCGGAT ATTTTTGCTACATCAGCGAGATCAACAGGGCGAACAGCTTCTGCGACTCCAACAACAAGCAGTGGCCGTGCGTCCCGGGGAAGAAGTACTACGGGCGCGGCCCGCTGCAGATCTCGTGGAACTTCAACTACGGGCCGGCGGGTAAGAGCATCGGCGTCGACTTGCTCGCGGACCCGGACAGGGTGGCGAAGGACCCCGTGATCTCGTTCAAGACGGCGCTCTGGATCTGGATGAACAGCGTGCACCAGGCCATGCCGAAGGGGTTCGGCGCCACCATCAGGGCCATAAACGGCAACCTCGTGTGCAACGGGAACAACCCCGATCAAATGAAGATGCTGGTGGTCTACTACAAGCAGTACTGCCAACAGCTCGGCGTCGACCCGGGGAAGAACGTCACCTGCTAG
- the LOC117865012 gene encoding endochitinase B: MASSATSRILALGLALLCAAGLAAAQNVASVVTDSFFNGIKNQAPSSCEGKNFYTRSAFLNAVKSHPGFAHGGSQTQGKREIAAFFAHVTHETSNLCYISEINKSNIYCDRDPKYKQWPCAAGKKYYGRGPLQISWNYNYGPAGKSIGFDGLRNPDRVAQDPVVAFKAALWYWMNNVHRVMPQGFGATTRAINGDLECNGKNTAQMNARVRYYKQYCKQFGVDPGNNLTC; the protein is encoded by the exons ATGGCGAGCTCAGCAACGTCGAGGATCCTAGCTCTCGGGCTGGcgctcctctgcgccgccggccTGGCAGCCGCGCAGAACGTGGCCAGCGTCGTCACCGACTCGTTCTTCAACGGCATCAAGAACCAGGCCCCGAGCTCGTGCGAGGGCAAGAACTTCTACACGCGGAGCGCGTTCCTGAACGCCGTCAAGTCGCACCCGGGCTTCGCGCACGGCGGCTCCCAGACCCAGGGCAAGCGCGAGATCGCCGCCTTCTTCGCGCACGTCACGCACGAGACCAGCA ACCTCTGCTACATCAGCGAGATCAACAAGAGCAACATCTACTGCGACCGCGACCCGAAATACAAGCAGTGGCCGTGCGCCGCGGGGAAGAAGTACTACGGGCGCGGGCCGCTGCAGATCTCGTGGAACTACAACTACGGGCCGGCGGGGAAGAGCATCGGCTTCGACGGGCTCAGGAACCCGGACAGGGTGGCGCAGGACCCCGTGGTCGCGTTCAAGGCGGCGCTCTGGTACTGGATGAACAACGTGCACCGGGTGATGCCGCAGGGGTTCGGCGCCACGACCAGGGCCATCAACGGCGACCTCGAGTGTAACGGCAAGAACACCGCGCAGATGAACGCGCGGGTGCGGTACTACAAGCAGTACTGCAAGCAGTTCGGCGTCGACCCGGGGAACAACCTCACCTGCTAG
- the LOC117865011 gene encoding endochitinase A: MANAPTMPTVLALGLALLCAAGPTAAQNCGCQTGYCCSKHGYCGTTSDYCGAGCKSGPCTGGGSGGGGANVGNVVTDAFFNGIKSQAGSGCEGSNFYSRNAFMDAANKYSDFAHGGSEADGKREIAAFFAHVTHETGHLCHISEINKNEPYCNPSYTQWPCAPGKKYYGRGPLQLSWNYNYGAAGRDIKFDGLGNPDVVAQDPAIAFKAALWFWMNNVHQVMSRGFGATTRAINGAKECDGKNADKMNARVGYYRQYCKQLGVDPGNNLTC, from the exons ATGGCAAACGCGCCAACGATGCCTACGGTGCTGGCTCTTGGGCTAGCGCTCCTCTGCGCTGCCGGCCCGACCGCCGCCCAGAACTGTGGCTGCCAAACAGGCTACTGCTGCAGCAAGCACGGTTACTGCGGCACGACCAGCGACTACTGCGGCGCTGGCTGCAAGTCCGGCCCGTGCactggtggcggcagcggcggcggcggcgcgaacgTGGGCAACGTCGTCACTGACGCGTTCTTCAACGGCATCAAGTCCCAGGCCGGGAGCGGGTGCGAGGGCAGTAACTTCTACTCGCGAAACGCGTTCATGGACGCGGCCAACAAGTACTCCGACTTCGCTCATGGCGGCTCGGAGGCCGATGGCAAGCGCGAGATCGCGGCCTTCTTCGCGCACGTCACGCACGAGACCGGGC ACTTGTGCCACATCAGCGAGATCAACAAGAACGAGCCCTACTGCAACCCGAGCTACACGCAGTGGCCGTGCGCCCCGGGGAAGAAGTACTACGGGCGCGGGCCGCTGCAGCTCTCGTGGAACTACAACTACGGGGCAGCCGGGAGGGATATCAAATTCGACGGGCTCGGCAACCCGGACGTGGTTGCGCAGGACCCGGCGATTGCGTTCAAGGCGGCGCTCTGGTTCTGGATGAACAACGTGCATCAGGTGATGTCGCGGGGGTTCGGTGCCACGACCAGGGCCATCAACGGCGCCAAGGAGTGCGACGGGAAGAACGCCGATAAAATGAACGCAAGGGTGGGATACTACAGGCAGTACTGCAAGCAGCTCGGCGTCGACCCGGGGAACAACCTTACCTGCTAG
- the LOC117862466 gene encoding endochitinase A, with protein MASSATSRILALGLALLFAAGLAAAQNVASVVTDAFFNSIKSQDSGCEGKNFYTRSAFLNAANAYPGFAHGGSETQGKREIAAFFANVAHETGRLCYISEINKSNSYCDPNNRQWPCVSGKKYYGRGPLQISWNYNYGPAGKSIGFDGLGNPDKVAQDPTISFKTALWFWMNNVHGVMPQGFGATIRAINGALECNGKNPGAVSSRVNYYKQYCRQLGVDPGSNLTC; from the exons ATGGCGAGTTCAGCAACGTCGAGGATCCTGGCTCTCGGGCTGGCGCTCCTCTTCGCCGCCGGCCTGGCAGCCGCGCAGAACGTGGCTAGCGTCGTCACCGACGCGTTCTTCAACAGCATCAAGTCCCAGGACAGCGGGTGCGAGGGCAAGAACTTCTACACGCGAAGCGCGTTCCTGAACGCCGCCAACGCGTACCCGGGCTTCGCGCACGGTGGCTCCGAGACCCAGGGCAAGCGCGAGATCGCCGCCTTCTTCGCGAACGTCGCGCACGAGACCGGAC GCCTCTGCTACATCAGCGAGATCAACAAGAGCAACAGCTATTGCGACCCGAACAACAGGCAGTGGCCGTGCGTCTCGGGGAAGAAGTACTACGGGCGCGGCCCTCTGCAGATCTCGTGGAACTACAACTACGGGCCGGCGGGGAAGAGCATCGGCTTTGACGGGCTCGGGAACCCAGACAAGGTGGCGCAGGATCCCACGATCTCGTTCAAGACGGCGCTCTGGTTCTGGATGAACAACGTGCACGGGGTGATGCCGCAGGGGTTCGGCGCCACCATCAGGGCCATCAACGGCGCGCTCGAGTGCAACGGCAAGAACCCCGGCGCCGTGAGCTCGAGGGTGAACTACTACAAGCAGTACTGCCGGCAGCTCGGCGTCGACCCGGGGAGCAACCTTACCTGCTAG